The region GATGCCGCTGCCGCTGACCAAGGCCAGCGTATTTTCTGGAAACTCCGCAATCACCTTGCCGGGGATTGGTTTGTAGTTCCACTGCTTTGTCTCGGGATTCATGGCTGTAATTGCCCGCATCTGTAAGCCCTGATCATCAATGCCCATGCCGACAACGACGGACTCAATCTGATCAAGCTGGTCGAGCACCTGAGGCGGTACAGGGGATGCGGATGCTGCGGAAAACTGCTTAAAGAAAGCACTGTAGTTGGGGATGTAGACCTGAGCAACTGGATTATTGAAGTCTTTCAGGGCATCGGCCATTGCCCCCTTCGATTGCGTTGCAAGGGATGGATCACCCTTGGAAGTGTCAATGGCAAGCTCTAGAGTTTTGCGATCGTTGGTAATGAGCAAATGGTTCTCTAGAACGCCCAAAAATGAAGATGATTTGGTATCAGCTAAGACCTTAATGCCTTTGTACTCTTCTTCTTCGATGGTGGATTCAGCATTCTCCTTCATTTTGTTGGCGAATTTGAGGGCTGCCAGTTTGTCTTTGATACCCACAACAAGTAGGGACTGCGGCTCAGCTTCTTTTTCTGATGGCATTAGTGCCACCATGATGCTGCCGAGCCAAGGTCGTACATCTTTCTCGACATCAATCTTCTGGTCCGTGGCAGATTTCTCTAGACTGCCGATGAACTCTTCGTATCCCTTAGAGAAAAGTGCCTGAGCTTCAGGAGTGCCAAATTTTTTCAGCTTGCTCCATGCCTGATCATCTCCGGAAACGAAGCCGGTCATCAATGCTTCATCGGGCACTATGGCGGCGCTGGCGCTGGGGTCAATCCCAACTTGAGCTGGAATGCCTTTGAAGTAGAAGTAGGCTGCTGTTCCACCTGCGACGACGCTCCCTCCGAGAAGAGCGGGAACAATGAGCTTCCACTTTGCCATAAAAATTCTCCATAGTTAGTCTTAAGGGTTCCCCATTGGGAACGGAATTATTCAACGGTGAGCAATCCATGTAGGCCAATGGCGGCTAAAAGGCTGCTCAATAGGGTCCAGGTGCCGTCTGCGAATAGGTTGATGCGCTGAGTCGTTTGGGCTGCATTCGCTTTAAACAGCGTTGACAGGTCTGATGTTGCTACCACCACCCGCTTGAATTCTGCATAGTCTTGCTGGAGCTGATCCCAGTCCTGGAGGGCATAATGGCCGAAAACAGCCATCCCTGCTATTCCGGGCACAATCAAGAGCAAAGCGAGCAGAACTTTCTTCATTCGTGGGTGTATCGGGAGAACATGACACAATAGACGACAGTAATTAAAAACTGTTGCCACTCACGCGGACCATAGCAGAAATGCGGTGGTTTACGGGTCTTTTAGGTTAAGCCGCGATGCCAAACAGCCGTATTTATCACCTTGCTCCTGTCTCTGAGCTGCAGTCTGGGCTAACCGAGGTTTCATACAAGCCCCAAAGATTTGCGCTAGATGGGTTTGTGCACTGCGCGGAGACGCCCGTTACGACTGTGGCAGTGGCAAACGACTACTTTGCAAGTCTCAAGGAGCCGCTGGCTGTTCTTGAGATTGATCCGCTGCGGCTCACTGCTCCTCTAAAGTTTGAGGCTCCTGCGCCGCTGCCGGGTGGCGATGCACACTTGAAGATGGCTTCGCTTTTTCCCCATATCTATGGCCCGATTGATGTGGGGGCCATTCAGTCAGCCGCTTTGCTTGTACGGATGAATAATCATTACGTGTGGCCTTCTGCCTTCCATTCTCTCCCTAACTTTATGGAACAGCATGGGGCGACTGGATAGAGTTGGTTTCAATTGCTCACGCCGGTCTTGCAAAAATACAAGCGTCCCAGTTACGGTAGTGACTATTCTTTGAAGTTTGCCATCTTGACTCCTATGGATAAAGTCGCGTCTGTAGCTCCGTCCGAACGCTTTGTCCTGCGAGTTAAGCCCCTTGTGGAGTCTGTTTATGGGCCGCTGGGGATTGATGTTGATGGGGTTTGCGATCGCATCCAAACTCTCCTTGCCCCACACCTCAGCAACGCAGCGAGAGATCTCAATCCCATCGACCGCTGGAGTCAAGATGATGTCTTACTGATTACCTACGGCGACAGCATCCTCAGATCAGATCAGAAAGAATCTCCCCTTCGTACTCTGCATGACTTTTTGAGTAACTATCTGCGCGACGTGCTCACGGGCGTACATATTCTTCCTTTCTTTCCCTACAGCTCAGACGATGGCTTTGCCGTGATTGATTATCTGCAGGTCAACCCTGAGTTGGGGGACTGGAAGGATGTCGGACGCATCGCTGAGCAGTTCGATCTGATGACTGATTTGGTCATGAATCACGTCTCCAGTCAGAGTCAGTGGTTCCAGCAATTTAAGCAGGGCCAGCCACCGGGCTGCGACTACTTTATCGCCATCGATCCAGAAACAGATGTGTCTGGAGTGGTGCGTCCTCGCAATACCGCTTTACTCTGCCCGGTGGAGACACCGGATGGCACTCAGCACGTTTGGGCTACCTTCGGCCACGACCAGATCGATCTGAACTTTGCTAACCCCGATGTGCTGCTAGAGTTCATTGGTATCATTCTGCATTACCTGAACACGGGGACTAAGCTGCTGCGCTTAGATGCGATTGGTTATCTCTGGAAAACCCTAGGCAGTCCCTGCATTCATCTGCAGGAGACCCATACGCTGATTAAACTCATCCGGGAGATTGTGGCTCTGGTGAAGCCGGACGCAAGCTTGGTGACTGAAACTAATGTCCCCAATCGCGAGAATCTGAGCTACTTTGGCAACCGCAACGAAGCCCACCTGATTTACAACTTTAGCCTGCCGCCATTGGTGGTCAATGCCTTGCTGCAGGAACGCTCTGATCACCTCAAAACCTGGATGATGAGTATGCCGCCCGCTCCTCTGGGCTGCGCCTACTTTAACTTCACGGCCTCCCATGACGGTATGGGAATGCGACCCACAGAGGGGTTATTAGAGGCTGAAGAATATGAGACCTTTTTACGCTGTATGAAAGCGTTTGGCGGCGAGATTAGTATGCGTGCCCAGGCAGATGGCTCCGAAAGCCCCTATGAGGTCAATATCTCTTTATTTGATGCCATGAAAGGCACGGCCCAGGGAGAAGATGAGTGGCAGATCCCTCGCTTTCTCTGCTCTCAAACCATCATGATGTCTTTAGAGGGAATTCCGGCCTTTTATATCCATAGTTTGCTGGCGACCTCCAATGACCATGAAGCAGTACAGCGGACGGGACGGAAGCGATCCATTAATCGCCACCAATGGAATTATGATCACCTGCTGGCCCAGCTCCAGACACCAGACTCGGCTCAGTCCCTTGTGCTTCGCGATCTTTCTCGATTGATTCAACTCCGACGTCAACAGCCCGCTTTTCACCCCAACGCGACCCAATATACGCTGCATTTACAGCCCGCATTGTTTGGCTTTTGGCGACAGAGTATCGGTCGAGATCAGAGTATCTTTTCCATTCACAATTTGACGCCGAGACCCCAAGTCTTGAATCTCAGAGACATTAACCTCATCGGCATCGATCCTTGGTTTGATCTGATTAGCGATACCGTCATCCCAGAGGGAATGTATGAGTTCAGTCTGCCACCTTACCAATCAGCCTGGATTACCAATAAAGTGCAGGCCAAAGCATAGACTTCATGCATCAAAACGCACTATGGGCTTTCGTCGGTTGTTGAAGTCTCGAAGTGCTGAAAGCCTTGACTGAGCGATAGCGTTCGAGGAGCTTCTATGCCTCGCGGGTCAACGAACTGCACATCGCTACCCCTGACAATCTGGCCAATGATTTGAGCGCTGTCTCCGAGGGAATTCACCATCGCTTCTGCAGCGTTTGCAGGCAAACAGAGCACCAGTTCAAAATCTTCACCACCGTAGAGGGCCCAGTCAAGCGCTTGTTCTGGGGCTATCGTTTGTAAACAAGTCGGAATGGGGATACGGTCTAGAATGGCTCCGACGCCGCTAGCCCGACAGATCTGTAAAATTGCATCCGCTAGTCCATCACTGCTGTCCATTCCTGTGACGCACAGCTCAGGGTAATGCTGTCGCAGTAGCGGTGACACGTCCAGTCGGGGCTGAGGTCTTTGATGAATGCGACACAGTGCGGTTCGTTCTGCCTCGCTGAGTGACTGGCCCCACTCAGGTTTAAGTAAAATTTCTAGACCTGCTCGAGAGCCACCGTGTGCCCCTGTGACTAAAATCGCGTCTCCGAGTTGAGCCGTTGTGCGGCGGATTTGTTGCTGGGGGCTGACTTGCCCCAGCGCGGTCATACTCAGCGTTAGGCAATCACTACGGCAAATATCGCCGCCAATGATTGTGGTGCCGTAATGCTGTAGACAGTCGCGAATGCCCTGATAAATCTGTTCGAGCTGGGCAACCAACAGGGCGGGCGGTAGCCCTAGGCTGACCGTTAATCCTAGAGGCGTTGCTCCCATGGCGGCGAGGTCAGAGAGATTGGCCGCAGCCGTACGCCAGCCGATATCGAAGGGAGATGTGGTGCGATCGCTAAAATGCACCCCATCGACTAGCATGTCTGTCGAGATAACCAGCAAAAAACCTGGCTGTGGTTCTAGAACGGCTGCGTCGTCGCCCAGCTTGTCGCGAGAGCAATAGGGTTGCAGTCGCTGCAGAATAGCCTGCTCCCCTAACTCAGCAACCGTTTCTGACATCCTGAGCTAGACCAAGTTCTCTAAACCTTCTACGACTTTTGCTGACTTAATCTTGTCACCTTTCGTCAGCTCTCCTAGGACCTCTTGACCTTCAACGACATAGCCAAACACAGCATAGCGACCATCCAGCAGATTGGCTCCTGCGGGGGTTAGATCAGCTTCAAACGGCAAGAAGAAAAACTGAGAAGAAGCACTATTGGCGTCATCAGGAGACGTTGCCATGGCCATCGTTCCATAGGCGGAGAAAGGCAAGGCGGGTTTGGCAGGGTAGAGACCCAGCTCTTCCGTCGTAAACCCATAGATGGGTTCAGAGTCGCCTTCGATTAAAACTTCTAGGGGAATCGTGCGATCTTTGAAGCCCTGCTCTGGGCCTTCTGGATCACCTGTTTGAATGACGTAAGAAGAATCTGTGCGCGTAAACGGCAAGCCGTCATAGAAGCCGCGCTTGACGAGATCGACAAAATTTCCTGCTGTGACCGGAGCGCTGTAGCCATCTACAATCGCGGTCATTGGTCCCTTTGTGGTGTCAATGACCACCGTTGCTCGACCTTTAAGCTGCGGTAGGTTACTGTACTCTGCTGGCACCTCGAAGGGGTACCCCTGCACCATCATTTCTTCTAAATCGCCTACGTTCCTAAGCACAGGTGCTCTCGCATCTTTGAAGGGCTGCGGATCCTGCTGTGCAGCTAGCGTTTTAAGTTCGCTGATCCCAGTCCCAATCTGCTCGATCAGGGCCTCGGCTTTATCTCGATCTGCCGCAGGTACATCATCGATAATGCCTGCCTTCCTCACTGCCAAAGAAGAAGAAGCTTTGTCGAGATCCTTCGAGATCTCTGTCCAGCGTTTGCCCCGCAGTTGCGGTGACGTTCCCTCTAGATAGAGCTGCACTTTGCGAATATCTTCATTCTCAAGGGGCAAAGAAAGCCGCAGCAAAGCTCTTGGATCGTTGACTGCATTACCGGGGGGCAAAGCAGCGGTTGCGGGTGGAGAAACGGTGGCCCATAGGCTAAAGGACAGCATCAGACCCAACGCAAATGTGAGGGCTTGTCTGAACCGTTGATGAAGCATATGCATGATTTGAGGTGTCACAGAACGTCCAGCTAGAGCTTTGCCTCACGCGAGAACAATGATCGACCACCGCCGATCCCCTAACTCCTTTGCTAATCTTGACAGATTAGCTGCGCGGTTGAGACAGAACTATAAAACTATTTTTTCAGCAGTGGCATCCGCTGTCGAGATCTCTGGGGTCGTTTCTGGCCCGTCGGCAAAAATCACTTGGTCAACCCAAGGACGTCTGCCTAACCATTGTTTTGATAGGTCGGCAAATTGTTTCGGGCAGCCGCTCACAAAAAATCTGGGGCGCTGGGGACGACGACTGGTATGTAGCTGTAAAATGCTCAATTCTTGGGCCGTGGCGGCGGCCATCCGGACGGCTGGATTAACGATATGAACAGACTTTGGCAGCAGTTCTTCGATGACAGGGGCAAGGTGAGGATAGTGGGTACAGCCGTATACAAGGGTATCAATCTGGGCCTCTAGCAAAGGCTGTAAGCGCTGCCGCACAATCTCAAGAGTGGCGGGTTCATGAATCAGGTTGCCTTCGATGAGAGGGACAAATTCAGGGCAGGCCACTTGAAAAACTTCTGCCTGGGGATTTTTTTCTAAAATAGCGCGTTGGTAGCTGTCGCTGGCAACGGTTGCGGGTGTGGCAATGACACCGATACGCTTTCCCTGGACCGCCGCTGCTCGGGCGCCGGGGAGAATAATCCCGAGAATCGGAATGCTGAATTCAGAGCGAACTGCGTCTAGGGCTAGGGCTGAACTGGTATTGCAGGCCATGATTGCCATTTTGACTGGGTACTGCGTCATCCAGTCTAGGATTTGTCGGGAGTAGCCGAGGATATTGGCCTGTGGCTGTGTGCCGTAGGGAACGTTGGCGGTGTCGCCAAAGTAGAGAAAAGATTCGCGGGGCAGTTGGGCCTGAAGTTCTTTAAGGACTGTTAGTCCACCTGAGCCACTGTCAAAAACGCCGATGGGCAACTGCTGGCGTGATTTACGCCCTCGATGAGGCTGGCTCAACCCTTCAGATACACGGGTCGAGCGGCCATCCTTAGATAAAAACGCCACGGGCAACTTTCCTCACACACCAGAACTTTGTCTCCTCAGTACGTATTATTACTCATTGAGCGCCAAAAACGTACTCCAAGCACCAAAAAGCTTGACTTTTCGGTCTGTCTAGAACCTATGTTTTACAGCATAGATATTGATGAATCTTCAGGCTGTGATTTTGGCCGGAGGGTCCGGTGATTTAAATCATTTGCCTTGCAAAATAATCCTGACCATAGACCTGCCCGTAGCGGTTGCATGGAGTAGGTTGCGGCCTGTGATTGGCCTTGAGCATAGCCGACTCAATCCCAAGCTGCAACCCCTAATTTTGAGTTTTAATCTTTGGTTAAGCAGCGGGGGCTGTTTCAACCTGAGTAAGGACTCGTTCTGCGACTTTATCGGGGACGATTTCTAGATGATCATCTTGCCAGTTGAAGAAGCCGACGCCTTGGGTTTGCGATCGCAACTCAATAATCAAAGTCTGCATTTCCGCCATCGGTAGATAGGCCGAAATCTCATCCCAGCCGCTCCAGTCTTTCTTGGGTTCATAGCCCAGAATCTGACCGCGATGATGAGTGATCACGCCCAGTACCTTAGACGTCAAACTTGCCGGGGTCGAGAGCGTTACCCGCTCAATCGGCTCCAGCAAGACCGGATCGCAGTTCGCTAGCCCTGACTGCATGGCAATCCGAGCCGCCTGCTTAAAGGCCTGCTCTGAACTATCGACGGAGTGGTAGGCTCCATCGGTGAGGGTGACCGACACGTCTACGACTGGGAAGCCTAGCGTTCCTTGCCGCAGGAACTCCCGCACGCCGGTCTCGACGCCAGGAATGTACTGCCGAGGCACAGAGCCGCCCACAATCTTTTCCTGAAACCGGAAGCCCTCACCCCGAGACTGGGGCTGGATGTCAAGGTGAACGTCGCCAAACTGTCCGTGGCCCCCGGTCTGGTGCTTGTAGCGACCGTGGCTGTGGGCGGCTTTGCGAATGCTCTCTTTATAGGGGACGTGGGGGGTGTTGGTGCTAACGGGCAGGTTGAACTTGCGGCCCAGGCGATCCTTGGCAATCTGAAGATGGATGTCTCCCTGGCCCCAAAGGATCATTTCGTGGGTGGCGTCCCGATGCTCCCAAGAAAGGCCGGGGTCTTCTTGGATCAACTTTGCGATCGCACCGCTTAGCTTCACCTCATCCTTCCGGTTCTCCGGCTTAATTGCCAAAGAGAACACTGGCTCTAATGGATTGGCCTTCGGCAGCGACAGCGCCTTACCCGCCACTGTCAGCGTATCGCCGGTCTTAATGGGTTCCATCCGGCTGAGAACCACAATCTCGCCCGCCTCAGCCTGAAGCGTGCTTTTTTGCTGCTGACCTGTCAAGTGATAGATGCCACCAATCCGCGCCTCATTGAGTGTCATCCCGTCGTTGAGCTGTCCCTGCCAGATCCGCACCAGCGATAGCTTCCCACCTTGAGAGGACAGGAATGTCTTCAAGACCTGCGCCACAGGGCGCTCTGCTTCTGCATGGAGGCCACGACGGGCTGCGGTCTCACTTGAATCGGGGGCTTCTTTGACGAGGGCATCTAAGAGCGGTCGAACTCCGAACTCCTTGTCCGCTTCGCCGATGAACACCGGCACAATTTGGTCTGCCCCTAGCTCTGCTTTAAAGTCCTGCAGCACTTCTTCCTGGGGTGGCTCTACATCTTCTAGAAGCTCTTCTAGTAAATGATCGTCGAAGTCAGCCAGCGTCTCTAGCATGGCTGCATGGGCCGCTTGCTCCTGCGCCTTCAGCTCTGCCGGGAACGGAATCGGATCGGCGGCGGCATCAGGATGGTACTGGTAGGCTTGCTCACTGACGAGATCGATAAAGCCCGTGAGCGTTTCGCCATTGCCGATTGGATACTGGTGCATCACCAGCGGTCGACCGGAGACTTGCTTGAGCGCCGCTAATACCTCATTGAACTCAGTGTGGGACCGGTCCATTTTGTTGATGAATACTAGGTGCGGAATTTCCCATTCATCTAGCGTTTGAAATAGGGGGGCCAGGGTTAAAACGCGATCGGGTTCGGGTTCGCAAACCACCACGGCGGCGTCCACGCCTACCAAGACGTTCAACGTCTCCTGGAGTAGCTCCACAGAACCGGGACAGTCTAAAAAGTTAAAAGAAAGGCCGCCATGCTCAAGGCTGGCAGCCGTTACTTCTGTACTCATCTGGCGGTCGCGGGCTTCTGCCGCAGCATCACCCACCGTATTTTTGTCTGAGATGGATCCTTTACGGGTAATCACTCCACTAACGTAGAGTAGACTTTCCAACAGGGTAGTTTTACCACTAGAGTAAGGACCCACAATCGCAATATTGCGGAAAGTGGTCATAATTGCCTCGCTGATGGACTATAGATAACCGTCCTGACATCGTATTCAGCGGAAAATCTGCCAAACTTGAAACTAGAACGGCAAGATTTAAGTCTTTATGGGGAGAGACTTAATTTAGATGTACTTCTGGTGTAACCCAAACTTGGGGAATTCTAGTCAAAGGTGCCTTTTGTTTTAAGGACGGGTTAAAAACCATGAAGTATGTTGCTTTTTTATGACTATCTGCGGTTGAGATATAGGAGACATTTGTGCGTTACTCTCGGGTCGTTTTAATGGGGCTATGTTTGGCTTTGAGCGGTGGTATAGTGCTGCCGCTCTCCGCGCCCGTTCAGGCTCAAAGTCAGGCCAACAGTGAACGGCTGTTCAAGCTCTTTCAAGAGGGAAAAAAGCTTGTCGAGCAGAAAGATTTGCCGGCTGCGCTGACGAAATATCAGCAAGCGGCTCAGCTCGATTCTAAAAACGCCCGGATTTTTTCTGCGATTGGCTATATCCAGGCAAAGCTGGGTGAATATGATGAGGCTGCAAAGGCCTATCGTCAGGCCATTGCGATTGATGGCAAAGACGCCAATTTTCATTACGCTCTGGGCTATAGCCTCGGCAACACGGGTGACAACGAAGGGGCTGCCGAGGCCTATCGTCAGGCTGTGCAGCTCAACCCTAAAAACCTGAAGGCGCTGGAGGGACTCGGCGTGATTCAGAGCCGCCAAAAAGACTTTGAGGGGGCCGTTGAAACCTTTAATAAAATTGTTGCGATCGCACCTAAAGACTGGCAAGCCCACGATGCTAAAGGTCGGATTCTGCTGCAGCAGGACCAGCTGCCGGAAGCGATTGCCGCCTTTCAAGAAGCATCGAAGCTTTCACCCAATACGGGCGATATTCAGATCAACATAGCGATGGCCTACCTGCGACAGGGTAAGGTCACTGAAGGCTTAGCAGCCCTTGAATCAGCGGCGAGTCTTGACCCGCGTAACAGTCGCGTTCACTACCGCATCGGGCAGTTACTCAGCCAGCAGAGCCAGCTTGATGAGGCGATGGCCTCCTATCGAAAAGCCCTGCAGTTTGAGCCTCGATATGCTGATGCTCTCATTGGGCAGGGAGATATTGAACGATCTCGTGGCAATGATCTGGCCGCAGTGGTGGCCTATCGTCAAGCTATTAATGCTGATTCCCAAAAGCCCGAAGCACACTACAGTCTTGGGTTAGCTTTAATCGAACGGGATCGCAAAGAAGAGGCCATCAAAGCGCTCAAAATGGCCCGTCAGCTTTATCAAAAGCAGGGCAATCGCGATGCGATTGAAAAAACTGATGAAGCACTAGAGCAGCTGGAGTAAGTTGATTTATCTCGCTTCTGCAACTTGTTGGAGCTTTTGCGCCTCTGAATGAATATTTATTAGAAAATCCTGACTTACAGATTCTCGGCTGTGCGGTCATGCTCTTGCTGTTTAACGAGGTTGTTCTCGAGATCTGTTCTGGGGCCGAATTATTTAACTGCAGCCAACCATTATAAATGTGGTATGAGTTGTGAGCGTTGACCAATTATTATGGGTGTTCCATGCCTTTCCCGAGAGCCAGCGGCCTTCTTCTACACCCCACGTCTCTACCCGGTTCTATGGGAATTGGCGATCTAGGCCAAGCCGCCTATGATTTCGTTGACTTTATGCATCAAAGTGGTCAGCGACTCTGGCAGGTATTGCCGCTAGGGCCCACTGCCTTTGGACATTCTCCCTACATGAGCTATTCGGCGATGGCCGGAAATGTTCTGCTCATTAGCCTTGAACGGCTGCGGGACCAAGGACTGCTGGAATCATCGGATTTAGAGGTGGGAGTCGGCTTTCGTCCGGGTACGGTCTCCTACGAGCTAGTGGATCAGATTAAGCTGCCTTTGCTGTTAAAGGCGTTCCAGAATTTTCGCCGGGTCGCAACCGTTGCGACCCGGCAAGCCTTTGCTGAGTTTTGTCGAACGCGGATCCACTGGCTTGATGATTATGCTCTCTTCATGGCACTCAAGGCTGTGCATCGGGGCATGGCTTGGAACACATGGGAGCCTGGATTAGTTCATCGGGATCCAGAGACCTTGAGGCAGTGGAAGAGTAAGCTGGCTAACGAGATTGAACTGCATAAGTTTCTGCAATTTGAGTTTTTTCGGCAGTGGTCGTCTCTGAGGCAATATGCCAACGAGTGCAGTATTCAGATTATTGGGGATATTCCCATTTACGTCGCCCACAATAGCGCTGATGTCTGGTCGAATCCAGAGCAGTTTCACCTCGATCCGCAAACGGGGGAGCCTGCCTTGATGGCCGGGGTGCCGCCGGATTATTTCAGCGAGACCGGGCAGCTTTGGGGCAACCCTATTTACCGATGGGATCGGATGCAGGCGGATGGTTTCAAATGGTGGCTGCAGCGCTTTCGCACCATGCTTGACTATGTTGATCTCATTCGGGTGGATCACTTCCGAGGCTTTGAATCCTACTGGCAGATCCGGCAGGGGGAAAATACGGCGATTAATGGTGAGTGGGTTCCTGCACCGGGTGTGCAGCTCTTTGAGGCTCTCAACAATGAGTTGGGCCGCTTGCCCATTTTGGCGGAGGATTTGGGCATCATTACGCCAGAGGTTGAGGCACTGCGGGATCGATTTGGCTTCCCGGGCATGAAAATTTTGCACTTCGCCTTTGGCTCTGGTGCAGGCAATCCTTATCTGCCCCATAGCTGCCCGCGTAACTGCTTGATTTATACGGGCACCCACGATAACGACACGACGGCAGGCTGGTTTTCATCGATCTCAGCGGATGAGCAGCAGATCGTTTCTGATTATGTGGGCGGACTCTCTGACGAGGGAGTTCATTGGGATTTAGTCAGGCTAGCCCTGCGTTCTGTTGCCAACCAAGTGATTATTCCGGTACAGGACTTGTTGGGATTGGGCAGCGATGCCAGGATGAATCTCCCGAGTACGGCGGGCGGAAATTGGGTCTGGCGTTATGACACCCACGATTTGACGGATGAGATTCGCGATCGCCTTTTGCACCTGACGCAAATCTATAACCGCGTTTACTGAACTCAAGTCTTTTTTTGATGCTGCTTGATCGCTAAGCTGACCGTCATAACAACTGCTCCTGCTCCAAGAGGAAGAGTAGTGATTGCTGGTTTGTTTTTTGCTGTTTGATTTCGACGCTAGGTCCGGCAATGTTTGCGATCGCATCTTTGGCCTCCGCCAACGAAGACACCGGCTTTCCTTCTCGAATGTGTTTCAGCATACTTTCCTCAGAGACATGCCGATGGTCGTGCTTCAGGAAAAGGTAGGGATATAAACCGGGTAATAAGCGACCCTCTTGCACCGGAAACGCAGCCTCATCGCTAACGCCAATTGGATACCAGAGTTGTGACTGTGGTTCTGAGTCCAAAAACATTAGTATCTGCTGGCCTTGGGAAAAGCGATTCCCCTGTATGGGTGTTAACGGTGTGCAGGAGGGGCCCGTATCGTAAACCTGATTATCAATCAACAGCTTGGGTTCTCGATGCTCGCCTTTGAGATAGGACTCAACAGCTAAAGTTGCTGTCGTTTCGCTGGCTTGGATGACGGTGCCCACCACCACAATTTCACTATTTAATACGTAGCCGACTAGCGGTGGG is a window of Acaryochloris thomasi RCC1774 DNA encoding:
- a CDS encoding DUF952 domain-containing protein is translated as MPNSRIYHLAPVSELQSGLTEVSYKPQRFALDGFVHCAETPVTTVAVANDYFASLKEPLAVLEIDPLRLTAPLKFEAPAPLPGGDAHLKMASLFPHIYGPIDVGAIQSAALLVRMNNHYVWPSAFHSLPNFMEQHGATG
- a CDS encoding peptidylprolyl isomerase, with translation MHMLHQRFRQALTFALGLMLSFSLWATVSPPATAALPPGNAVNDPRALLRLSLPLENEDIRKVQLYLEGTSPQLRGKRWTEISKDLDKASSSLAVRKAGIIDDVPAADRDKAEALIEQIGTGISELKTLAAQQDPQPFKDARAPVLRNVGDLEEMMVQGYPFEVPAEYSNLPQLKGRATVVIDTTKGPMTAIVDGYSAPVTAGNFVDLVKRGFYDGLPFTRTDSSYVIQTGDPEGPEQGFKDRTIPLEVLIEGDSEPIYGFTTEELGLYPAKPALPFSAYGTMAMATSPDDANSASSQFFFLPFEADLTPAGANLLDGRYAVFGYVVEGQEVLGELTKGDKIKSAKVVEGLENLV
- the thiL gene encoding thiamine-phosphate kinase; this translates as MSETVAELGEQAILQRLQPYCSRDKLGDDAAVLEPQPGFLLVISTDMLVDGVHFSDRTTSPFDIGWRTAAANLSDLAAMGATPLGLTVSLGLPPALLVAQLEQIYQGIRDCLQHYGTTIIGGDICRSDCLTLSMTALGQVSPQQQIRRTTAQLGDAILVTGAHGGSRAGLEILLKPEWGQSLSEAERTALCRIHQRPQPRLDVSPLLRQHYPELCVTGMDSSDGLADAILQICRASGVGAILDRIPIPTCLQTIAPEQALDWALYGGEDFELVLCLPANAAEAMVNSLGDSAQIIGQIVRGSDVQFVDPRGIEAPRTLSLSQGFQHFETSTTDESP
- the murI gene encoding glutamate racemase; translated protein: MSQPHRGRKSRQQLPIGVFDSGSGGLTVLKELQAQLPRESFLYFGDTANVPYGTQPQANILGYSRQILDWMTQYPVKMAIMACNTSSALALDAVRSEFSIPILGIILPGARAAAVQGKRIGVIATPATVASDSYQRAILEKNPQAEVFQVACPEFVPLIEGNLIHEPATLEIVRQRLQPLLEAQIDTLVYGCTHYPHLAPVIEELLPKSVHIVNPAVRMAAATAQELSILQLHTSRRPQRPRFFVSGCPKQFADLSKQWLGRRPWVDQVIFADGPETTPEISTADATAEKIVL
- a CDS encoding elongation factor G, encoding MTTFRNIAIVGPYSSGKTTLLESLLYVSGVITRKGSISDKNTVGDAAAEARDRQMSTEVTAASLEHGGLSFNFLDCPGSVELLQETLNVLVGVDAAVVVCEPEPDRVLTLAPLFQTLDEWEIPHLVFINKMDRSHTEFNEVLAALKQVSGRPLVMHQYPIGNGETLTGFIDLVSEQAYQYHPDAAADPIPFPAELKAQEQAAHAAMLETLADFDDHLLEELLEDVEPPQEEVLQDFKAELGADQIVPVFIGEADKEFGVRPLLDALVKEAPDSSETAARRGLHAEAERPVAQVLKTFLSSQGGKLSLVRIWQGQLNDGMTLNEARIGGIYHLTGQQQKSTLQAEAGEIVVLSRMEPIKTGDTLTVAGKALSLPKANPLEPVFSLAIKPENRKDEVKLSGAIAKLIQEDPGLSWEHRDATHEMILWGQGDIHLQIAKDRLGRKFNLPVSTNTPHVPYKESIRKAAHSHGRYKHQTGGHGQFGDVHLDIQPQSRGEGFRFQEKIVGGSVPRQYIPGVETGVREFLRQGTLGFPVVDVSVTLTDGAYHSVDSSEQAFKQAARIAMQSGLANCDPVLLEPIERVTLSTPASLTSKVLGVITHHRGQILGYEPKKDWSGWDEISAYLPMAEMQTLIIELRSQTQGVGFFNWQDDHLEIVPDKVAERVLTQVETAPAA
- a CDS encoding DUF3352 domain-containing protein translates to MAKWKLIVPALLGGSVVAGGTAAYFYFKGIPAQVGIDPSASAAIVPDEALMTGFVSGDDQAWSKLKKFGTPEAQALFSKGYEEFIGSLEKSATDQKIDVEKDVRPWLGSIMVALMPSEKEAEPQSLLVVGIKDKLAALKFANKMKENAESTIEEEEYKGIKVLADTKSSSFLGVLENHLLITNDRKTLELAIDTSKGDPSLATQSKGAMADALKDFNNPVAQVYIPNYSAFFKQFSAASASPVPPQVLDQLDQIESVVVGMGIDDQGLQMRAITAMNPETKQWNYKPIPGKVIAEFPENTLALVSGSGISESWATSVEQLNKVPEFKQGLDQTRQQLRQFTQLDLDKDLLGWMDGEFALGLIPSKEGLLADVGFGGALLLETSDRNTAEKTFGKLDTLATKNLLQLKQRDIDSTSVTEWQIPVQGTLVSHGWLDQDTSFMALGGPMADILVSEPERTLGSSKVFQEATASFPKENSGYFYLNMEQASGILASNPLIAQSGWLTPETQAILKSIRAVGATTSQMDNSTLKTDIVMTLQPASK
- a CDS encoding alpha-amylase family glycosyl hydrolase, with the protein product MDKVASVAPSERFVLRVKPLVESVYGPLGIDVDGVCDRIQTLLAPHLSNAARDLNPIDRWSQDDVLLITYGDSILRSDQKESPLRTLHDFLSNYLRDVLTGVHILPFFPYSSDDGFAVIDYLQVNPELGDWKDVGRIAEQFDLMTDLVMNHVSSQSQWFQQFKQGQPPGCDYFIAIDPETDVSGVVRPRNTALLCPVETPDGTQHVWATFGHDQIDLNFANPDVLLEFIGIILHYLNTGTKLLRLDAIGYLWKTLGSPCIHLQETHTLIKLIREIVALVKPDASLVTETNVPNRENLSYFGNRNEAHLIYNFSLPPLVVNALLQERSDHLKTWMMSMPPAPLGCAYFNFTASHDGMGMRPTEGLLEAEEYETFLRCMKAFGGEISMRAQADGSESPYEVNISLFDAMKGTAQGEDEWQIPRFLCSQTIMMSLEGIPAFYIHSLLATSNDHEAVQRTGRKRSINRHQWNYDHLLAQLQTPDSAQSLVLRDLSRLIQLRRQQPAFHPNATQYTLHLQPALFGFWRQSIGRDQSIFSIHNLTPRPQVLNLRDINLIGIDPWFDLISDTVIPEGMYEFSLPPYQSAWITNKVQAKA